The Megalops cyprinoides isolate fMegCyp1 chromosome 9, fMegCyp1.pri, whole genome shotgun sequence genome has a window encoding:
- the LOC118783850 gene encoding beta,beta-carotene 9',10'-oxygenase-like yields MANVTVSGPGVKKGHRYTDVQGLPCIAKLVRSVDETPEPIGTAIRGQIPSWIHGSFLRNGPGKFEFGNKSFNHWFDGMALMHQFRIEAGQVTYRSRFLHSSSYRANSEHDRIVVSEFGTVSVPDPCKNFFERFLSRFDKMQPTDNASVSFVKYKGDYYVSTETNFMHRVDPETLETKEKVDWGKFIAVNGATAHPHTEPDGTTYNMGNSYTGKGAFYNIICVPAEKERPVDTLEGAKVVCRIPSVDKGKPSYYHSFAMTENYVVFIEQPIKMDLLKILSGKIWGKGISKAVYWDPKQETIFHVINKHTGKLNPVKYHAKPLSTFHQINAFEEDGFLVMDMCCSDDGKAINNYMIQNLRKAGEDLDEVYNTMCRVFPRRFVLPLTVDNDTPLGQNLNTRINSPATAIRIAKDKVYCTHEDLHGDDLHDYGGLEFPQINYAKYNTRPYRYFYGCGFRHLVGDSLLKMDLQEKKMKVWQHQDLYPSEPVFVPSPDATEEDDGVILSVVITPIAENSTFLLVLDAKTFEELGRAEVPVNIPYGFHGAFNASM; encoded by the exons ATGGCCAATGTGACGGTCAGCGGTCCAG GTGTGAAGAAGGGGCACCGCTACACGGATGTGCAGGGGTTGCCATGCATAGCGAAGCTGGTGCGCTCCGTGGACGAGACACCGGAGCCGATCGGCACCGCCATCCGCGGGCAAATCCCGTCCTGGATCCACGGCAGCTTCCTCCGAAACGGGCCCGGCAAGTTCGAGTTCGGCAACAAGAG CTTTAACCACTGGTTCGACGGCATGGCGCTGATGCACCAGTTCAGGATCGAGGCGGGTCAGGTGACCTACAGAAGCCGTTTCCTGCACAGTAGCTCCTACAGGGCCAACAGTGAGCACGACCGCATCGTGGTGTCCGAGTTTGGCACCGTCTCCGTGCCAGACCCCTGCAAGAACTTCTTCGAGCGCTTCCTGTCACGCTTCGATAAAATGC AGCCGACAGACAATGCCAGCGTCAGTTTTGTCAAGTACAAGGGAGACTACTATGTCAGCACAGAGACCAACTTCATGCACAGGGTTGATCCTGAGACCCTAGAGACGAAGGAGAAG GTGGACTGGGGCAAGTTTATCGCTGTGAATGGAGCTACAGCGCACCCACACACCGAACCTGACGGCACCACGTACAACATGGGAAACTCCTACACCGGCAAAG GTGCGTTTTACAACATCATCTGCGTGCcggcagagaaggagaggccaGTGGACACGCTGGAGGGGGCGAAGGTGGTCTGCAGAATCCCCTCAGTGGACAAGGGCAAGCCCTCCTACTACCACAGCTTCG CAATGACTGAGAATTATGTGGTGTTCATTGAGCAACCAATTAAAATGGACCTCTTGAAGATCCTATCAGGCAAAATTTGGGGAAAGGGGATCAGCAAGGCAGTCTACTGGGACCCCAAACAGGAAACAATTTTCCATGTGATCAACAAGCACACTGGCAAG CTGAACCCGGTGAAGTACCACGCGAAGCCACTGTCCACCTTCCACCAGATCAACGCCTTTGAGGAGGACGGCTTCCTGGTGATGGACATGTGCTGCTCGGACGATGGGAAGGCCATCAACAACTACATGATCCAGAACCTGCGCAAGGCTGGAGAGGACCTGGATGAG GTCTACAACACCATGTGCAGAGTCTTCCCCCGACGATTCGTACTGCCTCTCACCGTGGATAATGACACTCCCCTCGGCCAAAACCTCAACACCCGCATCAACAGCCCGGCCACCGCCATCAGGATCGCCAAAGACAAG GTGTACTGTACCCACGAAGATCTCCATGGAGATGACCTCCATGACTACGGTGGCCTGGAGTTTCCACAAATCAACTATGCCAAATACAACACCCGGCCATACCGCTACTTCTACGGCTGCGGTTTCAGACATCTGGTGGGCGACTCCCTCCTGAAGATGGACCTCCAGGAGAAAAAGATGAAG GTGTGGCAGCACCAGGACCTCTACCCCTCAGAGCCTGTCTTTGTCCCATCACCTGATGCCACGGAGGAGGACGATGGAGTTATTCTGTCTGTAGTCATCACTCCCATCGCG GAAAACAGCACCTTCCTATTAGTTCTGGATGCAAAAACCTTTGAGGAGCTGGGGCGAGCCGAGGTGCCTGTCAACATCCCCTACGGTTTCCATGGGGCGTTCAATGCCAGCATGTAG